TGAGgaattgaaaatttcaaatcaaaagGGCTGGTTTCCAACTGGTGACTGAACTATGCATTTGCTATTACTGGTACCCAGTTGAGGAATGAGACCCCACCATGTGCTATAAACACTGAGCTGTTTCCTCCCCACTGATGAGAGACTAAAGTCCTAGGCTAAAAGTTGGAGTTGGACACATCTATAGCAAAGTCGACATTGAATATGCTGAACATAGACAAGCCCAAAGCTAGGGCATGTAAACTAAACTCATTTGTCAGAGCCTTGACCAAATCCTCAATTGAATCTCATAAGGATCATCATCAATGTTTGATCACAACAACAAAGACATCAATTAGAGACGGATATTTATTTAATCATGAGGATAGCAACAACTGCCAGTCTTCCATTAGAAATGTTCCCTTTACCTATTCAATGATtctaaagtaaaaaataaaaaaccagagTGGGTTCTGGAATGAATCATGAATGCTAAACAATGAAATTTTAGAGTGATCCACAGTTGAATTTGAGTTCTCAATTGATCTGGAAATCCCAAAGTCTTTAAACAacacaccaaaacaaaaaaaaaagaagctttcTGGCATTGTTAGTTTATTGTCTTCGAGAATTTTATTGGATGTCCACGAAGGAACTTACTTTCTtttcaaattgaaatttctATTGCAGAAATCTCATTAATCTTAATCTCACTGACGTGAATGCATTCAATTCCTGGAGCTCAAATCAACagaacaaagaaaagagaatgaaagttgaaaattttggttttcCTTTCTTATCCTACTATTTTCTGAGGAACCAAACAAGTCGAGAGATAACAAAGTGAAATGAAAAAAACTAACCTGATCTCCAACAAAATCAACCAACGCAGACGTCCGCTGCTGGAGCATACTTTTACCGGTGGAAAGCTCGTGCACATGCCGCAGCGTTTGTACTCCCGTGTACAGAGTAGACAAAATCGCAATCGCTAACAAGTACCTGttaaaatcccaaaattgatcAGAATCATAATAAAACACGATTAATCAATTTCCAGATCCACTAATGCCAAACAGATAATTCGAGTTACCGGTACTCTTCGTATTTGTCAAAATCCATCCAATCTCCATGCTTGTTACTTGCCATAATAATGAAGGCCAGCAAAGAGAACAACAAAGCAATTGCTCTCAGACCCAAACCTCCTCTCTTCAGCAAGTCTTCTCTCCTCCACCGCCTCGTGATTGCAGATGCTCCGAACCCCGTCCCCGGGGTCTGGCCCTCCATGTCAGACGCCCCCGCCTCCGGCGTTGCCATAGGTGGCGGAGTTACGTGGTTGCCATCATGTTCGGACATAATAATTTCCGTAGGATTCGAGACGCCAACACAACAATGCCAAGAAATGACGCTTTCctctaattttgttttcttttatttgggATTGACAACTCAGCCATGTTTTTAGACAAAAACTTGGTTGGGAATGGTACTGCTGGCACGCTCATTTAATCCAATTAAAGTTTGACACGTATTACAAGCGCAAAATAAATCGTTATTCGCCGAGTGATCGCGCGAAACAAGTCGAGTATTTAGTTATGACGTGGCATGAATCCATTGGCTTTTGTTGCATgggtaagggcaaatgcaatggtgaattggtattgggccaacaaagatgttgtgttttactgatgtggcagtattgtaaaatgtgttttgcttatgtggctgtattgggataagtgttttgctgatgtggatgtattgatatttgatgttttggtgtagttttgttgtgaataatatggaggaatggaatgttgttgggttgggtggaaagagaaagtgtgtgggaagaaaaagtgtatagaaatttgtgttttgctgatgtggctgtattagaataagtgtttgacttgactttttgtgtaatagaggtgggaccggggcaacaaaaatgttggcccagtaagttgtttctcattgcatttgccctaactaACTTCCGTTGGTAGTCTTAGGGCCTAGGCCTTTCCTTAGAAAAATTCTGTATGGGCTGGATTTGTTGCCCACGTTTTAAGTGGAATCCACGAAAGCTCTCATATTTCGTGGGCTTAAGGTCGGCCCTGTAGGTCCAACAATCATGACCAACTTGACCATTCACTACCCAATAGGCCAATTAACATGCATACTGCATAGACAGTTCCTTTGTGCTGTCCCCCATTCACTGCCCAATAATAACATGGATGGGCCCTCGATTGATCGCGAAATATAGTTGAACATATCATGTTATGCTGTCAAGAGCTGGCCATTAAATAATTCTGGGCCACTACGAGGCCCACGTTAGTAGGTCCTCCATCCAACCGTTTATCGTGTCTTGAATCGTTGGTATAGGAATGTTTGATGTGGATAAGTAGAAAACCAATCGCGTCGTCAATCATTTGTATTTGATGGTTTACTGAATACTGACCGTCGGCTGTACTTGTAGCCTTGATTCATCACTCTTGACAAATGCAGATAATTAGGAGGTCgtggaaaagaaataaaaggcatGAGCGGCCCACTTGGCCTGATGGCTTGGTGTATGATCGAGAAAACTTTGGAAGCTTTGCCACCCATTTCTTTCGCATCTACTCATATATAGATATTATTTATTACTTAATCAATCCATATCAATAAGCTTTAAAGAATGAAtatgagttttttttaaaaggcgGGTCCCCCTGCATATGTGCCTTGAGAAGATTTAGATGATGCTATTAAATTTATAACCCACATTGATTAGGTGTAAGTAATCAatgatttataatttaaaaatgtTGATAtggtttataattaaaaaattcaatcaCTCTCAACCAAAATAAATTCTTTTAAGAAGAGAAATATATGCGGACTTTTTAAGGCATGAAACGGACAATACCTCTATAATTTGATTAGGTCAAATATCTCTCTCATTTTTCCTACTTTATAACATGACATAAGAGTGTAAACTCAAACCTAAAGGACTTTCTACCCTATCCATTTGTTAGACCTCTCGCATAATAGACCACACAAGTACGGGAGAGCGTTAAGATTTGTATTCCACATAGGTTACATGAAATCACCGATGTggtttataattaaaaattcaaTCCCTCTAAGTCAAGAAAActcttttaaggacaaaaattcAATCTGTCTTAACCAAGAAGATAtccttttaaggacaaaatcgtAGAGTCTTAAAGCCTAAAATGGACAATACATCTACAAGTTGATTAGGTCAAACCTCTTTCTCATCTCACTACTTGCTTCTTCTTATacatctattttttaaaaactatatCATTTTCAGAGCACAAACTCGATTCTAATGAACCTACACTCCATGTCCATTTGTTTGGTCTCGCATAACCGGCCCCACAAGTTGAGGAGAGTGTTAAAGACTTTATATCTCATATAGGTTAGGTGTAAGTCACCAATATTGTTTATAATTAAAGATTTAGTCTCTCTCAATCAAGAATACCattttaaggataaaatcgTGCGGATCTTAAGATCATACAGTACCTCCACAAATAGATTGAGTCAAACATCTCTCTCATCTCCCTACTTGTTTATTCAAATCCATTTCAATTTCTTAAAGCTATAACTTGATATCCTTAATCactagaaattctcctatgtgaacatacttttcaaccatagatgtgacaTGTCCCACATAAAATTTATGGTTCCCATATTTTGGTTCACATAGAATAATTTATGTCTAAAGCACCTCTCTACTTGTGTCCACTTATTTATTGGATGTCGTATGACCGCGCCGATTGCGCAGCAGTGTTGTTGAATTGTGTGCTAGAATGCGACGATTCACGGAGAGCGCCGAATGCGGCTTCATTTGGCGCCGTTTTGGGCCCATTCCCTTGGTCCACCTCTCACTTTTCCTTTTCTATACAGTATTACAGTTTGTCCCTTCCGTTGCCACCATCATTTCCCCTCTCAATGGATTCGATGAAGTCATTATTCAAGCGGGACACCTTCCACATGTCACATGTAACACCTAACTAGTCGAATTATGGATGGTTTCattagttttcttcttctttttccacaGAGGCCTTATATCAAACTATCGCAATTACTAGTAATGAAAACAAGTTGGTGGCTCATTGTTTCAGAACCAGCTGTGTCGTCAACCACTAACAAAACAGCCACGTCGGCCCTTCAATTTACTCATTTTGTACAAGGAAGCACAAAGTCACAAACTAATAATCTCTGTCTCACAATCACAAGATGCAAAACTAAAAAGCACACTGGAATGGGGGCCATGGGGCCCAGCCCAGAATGGTAAAGATAAACGGCTACTTTGCCTGTGGGGTTGTCATCGTCCATCGGTACTGGCAATGGCAATATTGTGAATAATAAGGGAAGCCAAGGCTAATGTCTAATTAGGCCGCCTCGCTTTCAACGGAAAGAGctcatttttctttccttccgcGTTGATTTAACCGGTAACTGGCAATCCCGGTTACCACGCCACCTTCTCTTTTATCTGGAAGTCAATCGccattcatcatcttcttctaccGGAACGCCGCACTCCCCAGATATGAGAGAGAATTTTACTTTCTCGCAGTGACACCTCAAGCCGTAACAACAGCACTCTTATCGCCTACCATGTCTGCCCACTCTCCATAGCTTCCAATTGAAAGCATCTTCAGCATGCGTTCCCGATTTGCCCCTGAATTCCCTCTTTATTTTCATCTCTCCGCCACTCTCTCCAAGAGAAATACCTTAATCGGTGCCAACCACACCTCTTCCCGATTCTGCTCTCGCTAATCAAATCCCTTCGTTCTCTCTCTTATTAGATTTAGGAATTGTTAAGGAACAAAGGCAGAGcagataattttgtttttattctaCTCTCATGGAGCATAACACGGGCAAGAACAGTTTTCTGAGGAATATTTTGGTGCGGGTGCTCCTATTTGGTGTTTTCATTATCGTCCTCCGTTTCGCATACGTTGTGACGATCACGGGAGAATCATGTGATCGTGGCGACTTTTGCTTCTTCTCTCTGCCGGAGGATCTCAACCTTGTAATCCCTTCCGTTGGCACCGGTGCAGCTTCTGCGATTGGCACCGCGAACAAAGCCGTCAGATCCACCTCGGTTGGTCCCTCTGGCGCTGATATCTACACTAGCAAGGACTGGATCAAGGCGGTCCAATTCTACTCCTCGATTTTTCAAGATCTGATTACCGAGGGTTACCTTGCTCCCACCTCGAAGTCCTTGTGCGTAGAGAGCGCATCCGGACAGGACGTGTTTTCGTTGAAGGAGATTGGAGTGGAGGACTCCGTTGGTATTTTCAAGAAGGCGTCGAAGCCTCTGGTCATTAAGGGTGAGGGGCATCGCATACCATTCGACAACAATACCTTCGATTTCATTTTCTGCGGTGGGGGAGCAATCAACAAGTCACCTCGGCCGGTAGCTGTTGCGGCTGAGATCGCAAGAACGCTCAAACCCGAAGGGTTTGTGGCGGTCCACGTGAGTGTTAATGATACGTATAGTCTCAATTCGTTTCTTGATTTGTTTCATTCTTTTAAATTGGTAAAATATTACGACATGGAGGGTTACGATTTGTCAATGGCTAATTTTAGAGAGATTGTATTGAAGAAAGAAGGTGATTTTGTTCTCGGCCATGGCCCAAAAGAAGGGGATAATAAGTGCTTAGTTCCTGCACATAAACGAGATTTGGTGCGGAAAGCAGAGCCTTTGATTTCAGAGGAGCCCTTGAAGCCTTGGATTACCTTAAAGAGAAATATAAAGAACGTAAAATATTTGCCGTCAATGGCAGATATTAGCTTTAAGAGTAGATATGTGTACATTGATGTTGGAGCTCGAAGTTATGGCTCTAGTGTTGGCAGTTGGTTCAAGAAGCAGTACCCAAAACAGAACCATACTTTTGTTGTGTATGCAATTGAGGCTGATAAGACCTTTCATGAACAGTACAAATTGAAAAAGGGCATTACATTGCTACCATATGCTGCATGGGTGAGAAATGAGACATTGTCTTTTGAGATAAATAGAGACCCCGGCAAAGAATTGATTGAGAAGGGCAGGGGAATGGGAAGAATTCAGCCAGTGAAAGCCTCGTTGCGCGGTAGCTCTGATGGTGAAGTGGATGAAATTTATGGTTTTGATTTTGCAGATTGGCTTAAGAATACAGTGGAAGAGAGGGACTTTGTGGTGATGAAAATGGATGTGGAAGGaactgaatttgatttgattccaAGGTTATTCGAGACAGGTGCAATTTGCTTGATAGATGAAATTTTTCTAGAGTGCCATTACAATAGGTGGCAGAGGTGTTGTCCTGGTCAGAGGAGCCCAAAGTATGAGAAAACATATGGCCAATGCTTGGACCTGTTCAGTTCCCTCAGAGATATTGGAGTGCTAGTTCATCAGTGGTGGTGACTGGTAAAAATTCTCTAATTTTCAtgttaaaattgaaaatttcaaaaaaaaagaaaaaaagagaagaagaaaaaacatagATGTCAGTTTTCCCTCCTTTTTTACAGTCAAAGGTGACACTGTTGTATTGTCTAAAGATATTCCCCTTGTTTagaaatttattatttacttcacAGTAGCAGTGGCCAAACGAAATTTTCTGTACTCGGGCTCCTTATTTGTGTATAAATATGTAGTTTATGCAGCCTACAATTAgagatgaaaacaaaatcacaGTGTTACATATTTGTTCACGGTTGTTATTTTGCCACATGAGGCTTATTGAGGATGTGATTTCAGGGTACATTAGACAGCTTTACCTCTGAATTACTGTCTTGTGGAAGTCATGAGAATGTGCATTCTGGGCCGTGCTTTTATTATTTGAAttcatcttttcttcatttgtttTCGAAACATTTGCAATTTTACTATTCAAGATACTAAAATGAAGTTTCAATATAATCTGACTTCCTTATTGCTTGGCATGGAGCTTTGAAGCATATATGAAATGAAATTTGCTTCTTGATTGGTACAACTCTTTGAAGGGTCTCTTGTGGGGCTGGTATTGCCGTCTTGTATCATTCACTGTACTTGTTGCATGTTGACTATGAGAGGAATCTATGATTGGTACATACCTGGTCTACATTATTTTTGTCCAGATTCAGTGTCGATTACGTAAGAAGCTGCAGTATCTATGATTTGGAGTCGTTCATTTTATGCTGCATTCAGGGAATTCGATCTACTGAACACCTCACGCATGGGCACGCGCCCTTGTTGATTGCGAAAGTCCTCCGGGAAGTGGAGATAAAATATTAGATCATTTAGAAGCATTTTATATTTGATGGTTTTTTTATATTGCGGAAGAAGTTTACAGAAATCAGATTAGAAGAGAAGATGTagagaggatgaagaagaagagagtagTGGCTGAATTCTCTCTTATTCAACTTGCCTTCAACGGCTAACAAATATATacaggaaagaaaaagtaacCAATGGTTACTGACAGGTGACatgaaaattcaaaacattttagTGTGCCGTTTTGTGCAATAAGACAATGCTTGAAATTGAGTTGGGCTGAAGCAAGACAAAAAGCCCATTTACACTGGACTCATATTAAAAGAGAGAAGCCCaacttcatgaatcaagagCAAGCCCAACTTCATCTATCAGTATCGAATGAAGCTCCAGAAGGAAGCAGCTCTGGAAGAACACAACTCTGCTTCGATGAACCCATTCCCTGCTGCTGCCTGCTATCTTAACAATATTTCTATTTATATTTAGTTGTCTCCTTGTAAAGTTATGTAGGAGTAGGACACACCGAGtctgtatatataaaaaatctAACGCTAGTTAGGGTTTGGCATTCTCaccataaaataaaaagaattttgaaaatcaattaaTGCAACGAAAAATATGGACCAGCGACTTTTGCATAAATGAAAATTGCAGTTTCCGATAATAATTTAGTAATTTCGGAAAGAAAAATTTACAGCCGTCTCTCTTATTTTCTCAGCGTTCTTTTGACTATGCTTAGATATTACCAAGCGCGGATCACGCCGTCTTCTTCTGATgattttctattattttcttgtcatcctcatcctcatccaATAAAAACGTTTCTTTTTTCGGTTTTGTTATTGTCCTTTCGATTACGTGCTGGTTTAGTACACATAAATACCTGTGAACTTTGAATTCTCCTCTTTTGGGGGTTCATCATCATTTACGCATATGTGCCTTTTTGGGTGCATGATAAAGATCCCCCGTTTTCCTTCCTTTTCCCGCATGATTTTGCAGGAAAGTTCATTGGGACGGGATTGTATTTTGGTGGGTCTGGATTGGCATTTTTGTTGCCATTCCTAGGGGTCCAAACATGGGCGCCTGTTGCAGCAAAGAACCTCATTTTGGAGGCTTCATAGAGGATGATGCCGATGAGATCGAATATGGCGATGGTGAGGATGATGATTTGAGGAATGGAGATTGCGGGGCCCGAGTGAGGTTACAAGGATCTTCCAAGTACATATCCATGTATACCCAACAAGGAAGAAAAGGGGTCAACCAAGATGCCATGACTGTTTGGGAGGTACCATCAAAGTTGATTCTTAATGTTGAATGATCATTTAGAATACCTCTGATTCCTATATTTGCAGGTTTTTTTGGGCATTTAAtgcatttctttgttgtttatgtTGCATGGGTATTTAAATGTCGGCATTGTATGATGAGTTGATTCGTGCCAGCCGGCCTCTTCTCTGATATTTATTCGCCCTAAATTATTTATGTAGATAATCTTTTGTTCATGTGGTTGCAATTGTAATTCTGGGTGAGGATTATGATTTCTGGGGAATTATTTCTATTAGGTGGACAGCCATGATCTTAAAACTTATCATTTCCATTCCAGAAAGCAAGATATTGGCTAGCAAAtcttgaaaaaaagaagaagcttggATGATATTGCATTGGATTTCTTTAGTTAATGACAGTCAATGCTATCCTGTGAAGTTCCTTGTTCATAAAATTTCACGATTAAGCTGTTCCGATGCAGTGATAATGATATTTCTGTCGAATTATGCTCCAGAATTTGAATGTGAGACTCTGAATTAGATAGGAAGTTTGTCCTACTTTTCCCCCTTTATGGACCCATTTATTTCCTATGATGTTGATGATTCAATTAATAAGCTGTGGTGTGTATCCATACGAGTTCCTTTTCCATCCATTTTGTATGGTTGGTTTTAGTATCCATCCTCCTTCCAATATTGCATTACCATTTTCCTGCATCAAACTAAAAACTTCCAGCTTGGTTCAGGACTTCACTGGCGAGAAAGGTATGTTCTTCTGTGGTGTGTTTGACGGTCATGGTCCCTTGGGTCACAAGGTCTCATGTTCTGTACGTGAAACTTTGCCCTCAAAGCTTTCTTCAGCAATCAAACCACCACAAGTTAATGACAGCAGAAATTGTGACGCTGATGGTTCTGTTAGAGATGATAATAAGGATGTCCCGTCCCTTTATCAATGGGAGGAGAATTTTATCGGATCCTTCGAGGAAATGGATGAAGAACTTAACTTTGATTGCAGCATTGATAGCTACTGTAGTGGCTCAACTGCTGTAACCATAGTAAAAAAGGTATTATAAAAGCATGAGAGTTATAATCTAGAGCACATTTATctgaaaatttggaaaaaaatattgttgattaattttgcttctcttttgttgatttcaattttcaagggAGACCTCTTGGTAATCGGCAACTTGGGGGATTCTCGTGCAGTTCTTTGCACGAGAGGTGAAGAAAACCAACTTGTTCCGGTCCAACTCACAGTTGATCTAAAACCAAATATTCAGAGTAACTATTTTCTCTTATATACACAAACATGGCCTAGCTCTGGATCCAAATAACATCTTTCTTTGTGATGCTATTAACTTAGGTGAAGCAGAAAGAATAAAGAATTGCAAAGGCAGAGTCTTCGCTATGGATAGAGAGCCAGATGTGTTCAGAATATGGATGCCTGATGACGATTATCCTGGCTTAGC
The window above is part of the Tripterygium wilfordii isolate XIE 37 chromosome 3, ASM1340144v1, whole genome shotgun sequence genome. Proteins encoded here:
- the LOC119992241 gene encoding CASP-like protein 4B1; this translates as MSEHDGNHVTPPPMATPEAGASDMEGQTPGTGFGASAITRRWRREDLLKRGGLGLRAIALLFSLLAFIIMASNKHGDWMDFDKYEEYRYLLAIAILSTLYTGVQTLRHVHELSTGKSMLQQRTSALVDFVGDQIIAYLLISASSTAIPLTNRMRRGADNIFTDSSSAAIGMAFLGFFSLALAALISGHKLSTQPYL
- the LOC119993749 gene encoding uncharacterized protein LOC119993749 — encoded protein: MEHNTGKNSFLRNILVRVLLFGVFIIVLRFAYVVTITGESCDRGDFCFFSLPEDLNLVIPSVGTGAASAIGTANKAVRSTSVGPSGADIYTSKDWIKAVQFYSSIFQDLITEGYLAPTSKSLCVESASGQDVFSLKEIGVEDSVGIFKKASKPLVIKGEGHRIPFDNNTFDFIFCGGGAINKSPRPVAVAAEIARTLKPEGFVAVHVSVNDTYSLNSFLDLFHSFKLVKYYDMEGYDLSMANFREIVLKKEGDFVLGHGPKEGDNKCLVPAHKRDLVRKAEPLISEEPLKPWITLKRNIKNVKYLPSMADISFKSRYVYIDVGARSYGSSVGSWFKKQYPKQNHTFVVYAIEADKTFHEQYKLKKGITLLPYAAWVRNETLSFEINRDPGKELIEKGRGMGRIQPVKASLRGSSDGEVDEIYGFDFADWLKNTVEERDFVVMKMDVEGTEFDLIPRLFETGAICLIDEIFLECHYNRWQRCCPGQRSPKYEKTYGQCLDLFSSLRDIGVLVHQWW
- the LOC119993759 gene encoding probable protein phosphatase 2C 65 gives rise to the protein MGACCSKEPHFGGFIEDDADEIEYGDGEDDDLRNGDCGARVRLQGSSKYISMYTQQGRKGVNQDAMTVWEDFTGEKGMFFCGVFDGHGPLGHKVSCSVRETLPSKLSSAIKPPQVNDSRNCDADGSVRDDNKDVPSLYQWEENFIGSFEEMDEELNFDCSIDSYCSGSTAVTIVKKGDLLVIGNLGDSRAVLCTRGEENQLVPVQLTVDLKPNIQSEAERIKNCKGRVFAMDREPDVFRIWMPDDDYPGLAMSRCFGDFCLKDYGLNSIPEVAIRKLTDDDEFVVLATDGVWDVLTNNEVIKIVASARRRSMAAKLLVCHAVQTWRSKYPGCSVDDCTAICFFFKSRRLLTKSLSEIPPASVTHSQLGDIASTEVAVYRSCRSFKSEREPESLNDKIALSSKEGGCPVEEVNTVDSITKRPRVPGVLTRRKTLKDLDDVEAS